One genomic window of Cyprinus carpio isolate SPL01 chromosome A23, ASM1834038v1, whole genome shotgun sequence includes the following:
- the LOC109049051 gene encoding cell division control protein 42 homolog isoform X1: protein MSGPWPHCKDTLMPDAGKQLVTTAMSTVKCVVVGDGAVGKTCLLDSFTNKFPSEPTVFDTQAVTVMVDGELYTIRLFDAAGQDQLRPLSYPQTDVFLVCFSVVSLSSFENVKEKWVPEITFHSPKTPFLLVGTQIDLRDDPITIARLAKNKQKPIKQDTAEKLARDLKAVKYVECSALTQKGLKNVFDEAVLAALEPPGSQRTCKCMVL from the exons ATGTCTGGACCCTGGCCGCACTGCAAAG atactttGATGCCAGATGCTGGAAAACAACTTGTGACAACAGCAATGTCCACAGTTAAATGTGTAGTAGTTGGCGATGGAGCCGTGGGTAAAACTTGCCTTTTGGATTCTTTTACAAACAAGTTCCCATCAGAACCAACA GTGTTTGACACCCAAGCCGTGACTGTAATGGTTGATGGCGAACTGTATACCATTAGATTATTTGATGCTGCAG gTCAGGATCAATTACGACCTCTAAGCTATCCCCAAACAGATGTCTTCTTAGTTTGTTTCTCTGTAGTTTCTCTTTCctcctttgaaaatgtaaaagaaaag TGGGTGCCTGAGATAACCTTTCACTCCCCAAAAACCCCTTTTCTTCTGGTTGGAACTCAGATCGACCTACGAGATGATCCTATAACTATTGCAAGGCTtgcaaaaaacaagcaaaagccAATCAAACAAGACACAGCTGAAAAACTAGCCAGAGACTTAAAGGCAGTGAAATATGTTGAATGCTCTGCTCTAACGCAG AAGGGACTAAAGAATGTATTTGATGAGGCAGTATTAGCAGCTCTAGAGCCCCCGGGATCCCAGAGGACATGCAAATGCATGGTTTTATGA
- the LOC109049051 gene encoding cell division control protein 42 homolog isoform X4, with protein sequence MSGPWPHCKDTLMPDAGKQLVTTAMSTVKCVVVGDGAVGKTCLLDSFTNKFPSEPTVFDTQAVTVMVDGELYTIRLFDAAGQDQLRPLSYPQTDVFLVCFSVVSLSSFENVKEKIDLRDDPITIARLAKNKQKPIKQDTAEKLARDLKAVKYVECSALTQKGLKNVFDEAVLAALEPPGSQRTCKCMVL encoded by the exons ATGTCTGGACCCTGGCCGCACTGCAAAG atactttGATGCCAGATGCTGGAAAACAACTTGTGACAACAGCAATGTCCACAGTTAAATGTGTAGTAGTTGGCGATGGAGCCGTGGGTAAAACTTGCCTTTTGGATTCTTTTACAAACAAGTTCCCATCAGAACCAACA GTGTTTGACACCCAAGCCGTGACTGTAATGGTTGATGGCGAACTGTATACCATTAGATTATTTGATGCTGCAG gTCAGGATCAATTACGACCTCTAAGCTATCCCCAAACAGATGTCTTCTTAGTTTGTTTCTCTGTAGTTTCTCTTTCctcctttgaaaatgtaaaagaaaag ATCGACCTACGAGATGATCCTATAACTATTGCAAGGCTtgcaaaaaacaagcaaaagccAATCAAACAAGACACAGCTGAAAAACTAGCCAGAGACTTAAAGGCAGTGAAATATGTTGAATGCTCTGCTCTAACGCAG AAGGGACTAAAGAATGTATTTGATGAGGCAGTATTAGCAGCTCTAGAGCCCCCGGGATCCCAGAGGACATGCAAATGCATGGTTTTATGA
- the LOC109049051 gene encoding cell division control protein 42 homolog isoform X2 yields the protein MFRQAKKLDTLMPDAGKQLVTTAMSTVKCVVVGDGAVGKTCLLDSFTNKFPSEPTVFDTQAVTVMVDGELYTIRLFDAAGQDQLRPLSYPQTDVFLVCFSVVSLSSFENVKEKWVPEITFHSPKTPFLLVGTQIDLRDDPITIARLAKNKQKPIKQDTAEKLARDLKAVKYVECSALTQKGLKNVFDEAVLAALEPPGSQRTCKCMVL from the exons ATGTTTCGTCAGGCTAAGAAACTAG atactttGATGCCAGATGCTGGAAAACAACTTGTGACAACAGCAATGTCCACAGTTAAATGTGTAGTAGTTGGCGATGGAGCCGTGGGTAAAACTTGCCTTTTGGATTCTTTTACAAACAAGTTCCCATCAGAACCAACA GTGTTTGACACCCAAGCCGTGACTGTAATGGTTGATGGCGAACTGTATACCATTAGATTATTTGATGCTGCAG gTCAGGATCAATTACGACCTCTAAGCTATCCCCAAACAGATGTCTTCTTAGTTTGTTTCTCTGTAGTTTCTCTTTCctcctttgaaaatgtaaaagaaaag TGGGTGCCTGAGATAACCTTTCACTCCCCAAAAACCCCTTTTCTTCTGGTTGGAACTCAGATCGACCTACGAGATGATCCTATAACTATTGCAAGGCTtgcaaaaaacaagcaaaagccAATCAAACAAGACACAGCTGAAAAACTAGCCAGAGACTTAAAGGCAGTGAAATATGTTGAATGCTCTGCTCTAACGCAG AAGGGACTAAAGAATGTATTTGATGAGGCAGTATTAGCAGCTCTAGAGCCCCCGGGATCCCAGAGGACATGCAAATGCATGGTTTTATGA
- the LOC109049051 gene encoding cell division control protein 42 homolog isoform X3 has translation MPDAGKQLVTTAMSTVKCVVVGDGAVGKTCLLDSFTNKFPSEPTVFDTQAVTVMVDGELYTIRLFDAAGQDQLRPLSYPQTDVFLVCFSVVSLSSFENVKEKWVPEITFHSPKTPFLLVGTQIDLRDDPITIARLAKNKQKPIKQDTAEKLARDLKAVKYVECSALTQKGLKNVFDEAVLAALEPPGSQRTCKCMVL, from the exons ATGCCAGATGCTGGAAAACAACTTGTGACAACAGCAATGTCCACAGTTAAATGTGTAGTAGTTGGCGATGGAGCCGTGGGTAAAACTTGCCTTTTGGATTCTTTTACAAACAAGTTCCCATCAGAACCAACA GTGTTTGACACCCAAGCCGTGACTGTAATGGTTGATGGCGAACTGTATACCATTAGATTATTTGATGCTGCAG gTCAGGATCAATTACGACCTCTAAGCTATCCCCAAACAGATGTCTTCTTAGTTTGTTTCTCTGTAGTTTCTCTTTCctcctttgaaaatgtaaaagaaaag TGGGTGCCTGAGATAACCTTTCACTCCCCAAAAACCCCTTTTCTTCTGGTTGGAACTCAGATCGACCTACGAGATGATCCTATAACTATTGCAAGGCTtgcaaaaaacaagcaaaagccAATCAAACAAGACACAGCTGAAAAACTAGCCAGAGACTTAAAGGCAGTGAAATATGTTGAATGCTCTGCTCTAACGCAG AAGGGACTAAAGAATGTATTTGATGAGGCAGTATTAGCAGCTCTAGAGCCCCCGGGATCCCAGAGGACATGCAAATGCATGGTTTTATGA